CTTGATAAGGACAATGATGGCATACAATATTCCATATTGGGATGTCAGGAGAATTATAGGCAGAATAATAAGTTTGACATTGAAATATCGTCATGAATAACTTATATGCCGGATGATATCCGGCATATACATATTTGCCGGCTAAAATGAGTTTTACCTAACTTAAAATTCAGCCGGCATATTTTGATAAAAGCGGTATAATTTTTTTAAGATGGCTTGAAGTACATTAATTAAAGTCCATAATAGGAAGGCGGAATATATGAAGATATGCATATTGACGACGGGGCACAGCGCTATGGACGACAGGATATTCTATAAAGAAGCATTGTCCCTTAAAAAAGTATACGATGATGTAACAATAATAGCGCCGGATGAAAGGGATAGCTACATTAAAGATGGAATTAACATAATAGGCGTCAAGAAGCCCAACTCACTCTATGAAAGATTTCGTCTGGTGGATACTGTGGTAAATGAGGCTATAAAAAATAGGGCGGACATATATCATTTCCACGATTTCGAAATCATCTATAAGGTATTAAAAATAAAGAAGTATTTGCCGGATTCAAAAATAATTTATGATGTACATGAATATTTTCCCGACATGGTGAGAATGTCAAAGAAAATACCGAAACTGATAAAGCCATTCATGACTTTTTTTGTTGATAAGACGGAATTAATAAAGGCAAGAAAGTTTGATTATATAATTACGGCTGATGATGCGGTTAAGGAAAGATTTTGCCATGTAAATAAGAAAGTCGATGTTATATATAATTTTTCCGAATTCAAGACACTGAAGGAAGATAAATTTAAAAAAAAGTATGATGTGATTTATCAGGGTGGAATAACTATGGAAAGAGGAGTATTCAATGCAGTTAGGGCAATTGAGATTGTAAAAAAGAAAAAGCCGGATATTAAAATGATATTCGTAGGGCCTTTTGACGATAAGGAAGACAGGAAAAAAGTATATGATTACATAGAAGAAAAATGTCTATCAAAAAATATTATATTTATCGGAAAGGTGCCGCATACCGATGTGGAAAGTTATATAAGAAGTTCTAAAATCGGAATTGTAACACTGCTTCCGTTTCCGAAATACTTTAAAAATATACCTATCAAACAGTTTGAATATATGAGCTGCGGCATACCGGTAGTGGGGAGCGATCTGCCGCCGATCAAGAAATTTGTTAAAAGCTATAACAGCGGAATAATTGTTGATCCGACGAAGCCCCAGGAAATTGCCGATGCTATAGATAAGCTGCTCGATGACCGGGAGTTATGCAAGAAACTTGGGGAAAATGGAATAAAAGCAGTATCTGAATCTTATAACTGGAACAATATGGAGATTAAACTCCTCAATATATACAAAAGCTTACAGTCAGATATGAAGTGCTGATTATTGGGACGAATATAAAAAGCCGATATAAAAGTTTGAGCTTGGAGAGTGGTATATATGGCGGAAAATATCGATGTTTCCATTATAATAGTAAACTGGAATGCTAAAAACCTCTTAAAAAAATGCATAGATTCGATAATTATGAAAGAAAATAGAATGAAATATGAGATTATTGTTATTGACAATAATTCAAATGATGGAAGTCGGGATCTTTGCGAACATAATTACGCAAACTCTGTCAGACTAATAAAAAACAGGCAGAACAGAGGTTTCGCAGCAGCAAATAATCAAGGAATTAAAGAGTCTAAGGGTAAATTCATACTCCTTTTAAACAGTGACACGGAAGTTCTGGATAATGCCCTGGATAAATGTTTTGAATATATATCATCCCATAAAGATATAGGCTTGATTGGCTGCAGGCTTTTAAACAGCGATGGCACGCTGCAGTACTCATGTTATAATTTTAATTCCATATTAAGGTCAATTATATTTAAGATTGGCGCTGCAAAGATTATCAGGTCTGATAAAAGGTATAAATATGAGGGATTGATCACTAGTGCCGACTATGATTCCCTGATGGACGTCGACTATGTATGCGGGGCGTTTATGATGTTCAGAAGAGAAATAATAGATAAAATAGGTCTTCTCGATGAAAGGTTCTTTATGTATGCTGAGGAAGCAGATTATTGTGCAAGGATAAAGAATGCCGGCTACAGGATTGCTTATTTTCCCGAAGCATCGGTTATACATCATGGCGGAGGGAGCAGCAAATCCATAAGCGTGCTTTCGGAGAACAGGAGAATTATCAGCCGCCTTCTTTTCATAAAAAAACATAAGGGAAATTTATACTTCAATGTATATAGATTTTTTTCGATTTTAGTTGCCGCAGCCAATATTATATCGGGAGATGAAGATAGAAGATCGAGAGGCAGGTCGAAGTTAAAGGCCATACTGAAATTAAAATATGAATAAGGTCACAGTACATACAGCAATTGGAATAATACTCTTCCTTTGATTCGTAATCTGAAATCAGGCATAAATAGGCTTATGTTATTTTGAGCGACGAATGAGTGTTCAAAATAACATAAGCTAGCTCATATTACGAATCGAAGATATTCTTCAAATACAATTGATTTTTGTAATTCTATTTGTTAGAATGTATCTAATAGATGAATATCGGGTCAATGAAAAGGAGCAGTAAGATCGGATGCCGGAAAGAGAGCTGCTGGTTGGTGGAAAGCAGTGCGGTGGAAGGTCCGAACTCGCCTTGGAGGTGCTGGGGTGAATTTATTAGCCGCAGCCGGAGTTATTTCCGTTAGCAAATTTAAAGTGGCAGTTATAATGCTGCAAGTAGAGTGGTACCGCGAAAGCCTTTCGTCTCTTTAGAGATGAAGGGCATTTTTAATTTAAGGAGGAGTTTTTCTTGAACGAAAATGATTATGATCCTAAGAAGATTGAGAAAAAGTGGCAGGATATATGGGATAAGGAGGAAGCATTCAAGGCTAAGGATGACAGATCAAAGCCTAAATATTATGCTCTTGTAGAGTTCCCGTATCCATCAGGTAAGGGATTGCATGTTGGACATCCGAGACCATATACCGCCCTTGATATCATAGCAAGGAAAAGAAGGATGGAAGGGTATAATGTACTTTTTCCGATGGGATGGGATGCGTTTGGGCTTCCTACGGAAAATTATGCCATTAAAAATAAGATACATCCTAAAATAGTAACTGAAAATAATGTGAGAAGATTTAAGAAACAGTTAAAATCACTAGGATACTCGTTTGATTGGTCAAGGGAGATAAACACAACGGATCCTTCATATTATAAATGGACCCAGTGGATATTCTTAAAACTTTTTGAGCATGGTCTTGCCTATAAAGCCGAAATGCCTATAAACTGGTGCACGCAATGTAAGGTTGGGCTTGCAAATGAGGAGGTTGTAAACGGTGTCTGTGAGCGTTGCGGCGGAGAGGTAGTAAGAAAGGTCAAAAAGCAGTGGATGCTCAAAATCACGGATTACGCGCAGAAACTTTTAGATGACCTTGATAAAGTCGATTATATCGATAAAGTAAAGGCACAGCAGAGAAACTGGATAGGACGATCAGAGGGAGCAGAGGTAGATTTCAAAATAGCCGGGAAGGACGATGCTTTAACAGTATTTACAACCCGTCCCGATACGCTGTTTGGAGCGACATATATGGTTTTATCCCCTGAACATCCAATCATCGATAAGTATAAAAAAGAGATTAAAAATTGGGAAGATATACAAAGTTACAGGGAGAATGCAAACAGAAAGTCGGATTTTGAAAGGACACAGATTGTGAAAGACAAAACAGGTGTTCCGTTAAT
Above is a genomic segment from Clostridiales bacterium containing:
- a CDS encoding glycosyltransferase family 4 protein, with amino-acid sequence MKICILTTGHSAMDDRIFYKEALSLKKVYDDVTIIAPDERDSYIKDGINIIGVKKPNSLYERFRLVDTVVNEAIKNRADIYHFHDFEIIYKVLKIKKYLPDSKIIYDVHEYFPDMVRMSKKIPKLIKPFMTFFVDKTELIKARKFDYIITADDAVKERFCHVNKKVDVIYNFSEFKTLKEDKFKKKYDVIYQGGITMERGVFNAVRAIEIVKKKKPDIKMIFVGPFDDKEDRKKVYDYIEEKCLSKNIIFIGKVPHTDVESYIRSSKIGIVTLLPFPKYFKNIPIKQFEYMSCGIPVVGSDLPPIKKFVKSYNSGIIVDPTKPQEIADAIDKLLDDRELCKKLGENGIKAVSESYNWNNMEIKLLNIYKSLQSDMKC
- a CDS encoding glycosyltransferase family 2 protein, with amino-acid sequence MAENIDVSIIIVNWNAKNLLKKCIDSIIMKENRMKYEIIVIDNNSNDGSRDLCEHNYANSVRLIKNRQNRGFAAANNQGIKESKGKFILLLNSDTEVLDNALDKCFEYISSHKDIGLIGCRLLNSDGTLQYSCYNFNSILRSIIFKIGAAKIIRSDKRYKYEGLITSADYDSLMDVDYVCGAFMMFRREIIDKIGLLDERFFMYAEEADYCARIKNAGYRIAYFPEASVIHHGGGSSKSISVLSENRRIISRLLFIKKHKGNLYFNVYRFFSILVAAANIISGDEDRRSRGRSKLKAILKLKYE